Proteins from a genomic interval of Symmachiella macrocystis:
- a CDS encoding protein-L-isoaspartate(D-aspartate) O-methyltransferase, producing the protein MLVLTDFGKRFGITLAVCLIATLPLRGVAKDTPAFRQLRLKMVKNVVARDGITDEAVLSAIKAVPRHEFVRTSLQKLAYYDQALPIGFKQTISPPFVVSYMTQTIEPKPSDRVLEIGTGSGYQAAVLAEIVEHVYTIEIVESLGKSAARRLKRLGYDNVTAKVGDGYRGWEGHAPFDKIIVTCSPEDVPQKLIDQLRDGGKMIIPLGERHQQVFYLFEKQEGKLVKQQLIPTLFVPMTGKAEDERQVQPDPLRPRIVNGGFEAAGNEEDRAEGWHYQRQNQRISVQAPEGKAYMQFQNDTPGRGSQILQGFAIDGSEISHLDISLFVQLDAGRKGPLQYELPAIYVYFYDQSRQVVGDAVVGPWTGTFPWKEVRETVKVPRHATEAILRVGLNGGLGTLCVDDIRIAPR; encoded by the coding sequence ATGCTCGTCCTGACTGATTTTGGGAAACGATTTGGAATCACCTTGGCTGTCTGCTTAATCGCGACCCTGCCCTTGCGGGGCGTGGCGAAAGACACACCCGCATTTCGTCAACTCCGATTGAAGATGGTGAAAAACGTCGTTGCACGCGACGGGATCACCGACGAAGCAGTCTTGTCGGCGATTAAGGCCGTACCGCGGCACGAGTTTGTGCGAACGTCGCTACAGAAACTCGCCTACTACGATCAGGCATTGCCGATCGGATTTAAACAAACGATTTCGCCGCCGTTTGTCGTCTCTTACATGACGCAGACTATCGAGCCTAAACCGTCGGATCGCGTGTTAGAAATCGGCACCGGCAGCGGGTACCAAGCGGCGGTGTTAGCGGAAATTGTGGAGCATGTGTATACGATCGAAATCGTTGAGTCGCTGGGGAAATCTGCCGCGCGGCGATTGAAACGATTGGGTTACGACAATGTGACCGCCAAAGTGGGCGACGGATACCGAGGCTGGGAGGGGCATGCCCCGTTTGACAAGATCATCGTCACCTGTTCGCCGGAAGACGTTCCTCAAAAACTGATTGATCAACTGCGAGACGGCGGCAAGATGATCATTCCCCTGGGCGAGCGACATCAACAGGTGTTCTATCTCTTCGAAAAACAAGAGGGTAAGTTGGTCAAGCAACAGTTGATCCCCACGTTATTCGTTCCCATGACGGGCAAAGCGGAGGATGAGCGCCAGGTCCAACCTGATCCGTTGCGTCCTCGAATCGTCAACGGGGGTTTCGAGGCGGCTGGAAACGAAGAGGATCGCGCCGAGGGTTGGCATTATCAACGGCAAAACCAACGGATTTCGGTCCAAGCGCCTGAGGGGAAGGCGTATATGCAATTCCAGAACGATACGCCGGGACGCGGGTCGCAAATTCTACAAGGCTTCGCCATCGACGGCAGCGAGATCTCGCACCTGGACATCAGTTTGTTCGTACAACTCGACGCGGGACGCAAAGGGCCGTTGCAGTACGAATTGCCGGCGATTTATGTTTACTTCTACGATCAATCGCGCCAGGTGGTCGGCGACGCCGTTGTTGGACCTTGGACCGGCACGTTTCCGTGGAAGGAAGTCCGCGAAACCGTCAAAGTACCCCGGCATGCTACAGAAGCCATTCTTCGTGTTGGCCTGAATGGCGGGCTCGGCACACTGTGTGTGGATGATATCCGGATCGCCCCCCGATAA
- a CDS encoding outer membrane protein assembly factor BamB family protein: MRVKSVPLVATCFAAGAVLFFSSAEMGMMLSAEDGVQVQRVARLPANAADIPREISPAEAQQQRAALRQFVFRNRELRLWIDTAQQLMTAGRNDEALAQLQRVWEHNEDSFLYDPSQADPRSARREAEQSFERLAVSIWRRYEILFGPVAQHHLQKAVQDGNVQSVQKVSRDYFYTDAGFQATNRLATWWADHGNYDAAARCWDRVFESRVHARRIGQVHRVKAAIAFRRSGHLQRAEEILEGAGIVAASGMDSQSLVDNMLTHAAYDGETTPQVSLWPMVMGTPSRIANHDGSSPYLRPLWQHAFFNRKTATTVEVDVNEKISKWSKNQRENGQPIAIAHYPIAVGNQVVLRDRQGIQSLDSQTGATRWHFACESSLTKIKHAKSRGKRSDWNWLLAGNASWGMLSSDGQHVFAIDELELSWNPPRVIGGKVVEDPSGDRRKSNRLIALPVQSDGLVKSPTWSVGGVESEAKTTTTDRLAGHFFLGAPLPLHGRLFVVSEYRHQVKLTALDPSSGEVDWSQGIALVDMSIDQDRHRYALPCTPSYAQGVLVCPTQLGVVVGVDETTGSLLWVYYYGDLLPKKQFGSMPFRRHTPHGYVGYPDLPLIADGNVITMPRQSNFIHCIDLANGERNWRVPRDDSEYVATIDRETILVVGRHKCRGLDLATGEVRWEVRTGMCSGRGVQLGDEYILPLANGTVANLNIATGQKTGLSTILAKDAIGNLAVHDDIIYSLVHDRLTAFPQTEPHLRELTARIGRQEASATDLLQAGELELILGRLESSKRHLRSALREEMPVDRVEDAESLLWEALYLQLHSPSTEEPVLLAELSEVTHSPMQRARYLVHKGEYELREQHFEEAVDAALQFADLGLNEPVPLGTDKTHLVTQASWVPYFFSRMWSQADPETAGWIGSQIAQRLDTALSQRRIKPLRRFLANFANFEEADRARLLLAELELAEGRFQTAELLLNKCRRDGDYSIAATATWALAQLYADRHLYTKSAEMARDLGEHFAREEVAPGLTGAQAIRQLGGRDRTFQAALSPRRATAEITGVGISEDRSPQFELENVYSNFWRPLNVPYDCGFDLRPTGKRRPSTDLWQVHRELGMAVGVLRLPKGAVAPSAGAVNQAFSGHFFAAGSHEGGAMHGVSLLNPAQPIGKDPLQPAEKTVSWTTVAAGASENVGTILPGPAGFSFVAFQSPQKLLVLDPATGKVRWQRNDIQPSGGLMADREHGLFGDEDVLVMMGRDKKSFTVYETATGRELRQGTLEIELTQQRKLFGRNFLHVAQEGEIRYLRLWDPLTDEFLCNEPILSTTATRSNRNPLIVPVSYSTSFAFLCQQTGGLRIIDGMTGRVELDVPLTAEEASGIRHLSIFQDEHRIYVNMQRHVRGAWQANSFAGETYLPHTRINGELQVYRRRDGELLWTRGIPQCVIPRIDDFQEPVLVTLSRVNWRGQFFLQVAAYHADTGKLLGRRRDILSHRIVQATFDPHNRRLELRSLKNRITLQLRNQPALDSDALQIAERP, encoded by the coding sequence ATGCGTGTCAAATCTGTTCCGCTTGTGGCGACATGCTTCGCCGCCGGCGCGGTCTTATTTTTCTCGTCAGCCGAAATGGGCATGATGCTCTCGGCCGAGGACGGAGTCCAGGTTCAGCGGGTGGCGCGACTACCTGCGAATGCCGCCGACATACCGCGCGAGATCTCTCCAGCCGAAGCGCAACAACAGCGCGCGGCACTGCGGCAATTTGTGTTTCGCAACCGCGAATTGCGATTGTGGATCGATACCGCTCAGCAGCTAATGACCGCCGGACGAAACGACGAAGCGCTGGCGCAACTGCAACGCGTGTGGGAACACAACGAGGACAGTTTCCTCTACGACCCCAGCCAAGCAGATCCCCGCAGTGCACGCAGGGAGGCGGAACAGTCGTTTGAACGGCTCGCTGTCTCCATTTGGCGGCGCTACGAAATTCTGTTCGGTCCGGTCGCTCAACATCACTTGCAAAAAGCAGTTCAAGACGGCAACGTGCAGTCGGTCCAAAAAGTGAGTCGCGACTACTTCTATACCGATGCCGGATTTCAGGCAACGAATCGCTTAGCCACCTGGTGGGCGGATCACGGTAACTATGACGCAGCGGCGCGGTGTTGGGACCGCGTGTTCGAAAGTCGCGTGCACGCACGGCGGATTGGACAAGTCCATCGCGTCAAGGCGGCCATCGCGTTTCGCCGCAGCGGGCACCTCCAACGCGCTGAGGAAATCCTGGAAGGAGCTGGAATCGTCGCTGCCAGCGGGATGGATTCCCAGAGCCTTGTTGATAATATGCTGACGCACGCCGCATACGACGGCGAAACCACTCCGCAGGTCTCCCTGTGGCCGATGGTCATGGGCACTCCCAGTCGTATTGCCAACCACGACGGCAGTTCGCCCTACTTACGACCGCTGTGGCAACATGCATTTTTCAATCGCAAAACGGCAACGACGGTCGAAGTCGATGTCAACGAGAAGATCTCCAAGTGGTCCAAAAATCAACGCGAAAACGGACAGCCGATCGCGATTGCGCATTACCCAATCGCCGTCGGAAACCAAGTCGTGCTGCGGGATCGCCAAGGCATTCAGTCGCTCGATTCGCAAACGGGAGCCACGCGCTGGCATTTCGCCTGCGAATCGTCGCTCACGAAGATCAAACATGCCAAGAGTCGCGGAAAACGGTCGGACTGGAACTGGCTGTTGGCCGGCAATGCCAGTTGGGGCATGCTGTCCAGCGACGGGCAACACGTTTTTGCTATCGACGAATTAGAATTGAGCTGGAATCCACCACGAGTGATCGGTGGAAAAGTTGTCGAGGATCCAAGTGGGGATCGAAGAAAGTCGAACCGTTTGATTGCGCTGCCCGTGCAGTCGGACGGCTTGGTGAAGTCGCCGACATGGTCGGTTGGCGGAGTGGAATCGGAAGCAAAAACCACAACCACGGATCGCTTGGCAGGACATTTTTTCCTAGGCGCGCCGCTCCCTTTACACGGGCGGTTGTTCGTGGTTTCCGAATACCGGCATCAAGTCAAATTGACCGCCTTGGATCCAAGCAGCGGTGAGGTGGATTGGTCGCAGGGAATCGCCCTGGTGGATATGTCGATTGACCAGGATCGCCACCGTTACGCGCTCCCCTGCACACCCTCCTATGCGCAAGGCGTTCTCGTCTGTCCGACGCAGCTGGGCGTCGTCGTCGGCGTGGATGAAACGACCGGATCGCTACTCTGGGTTTATTACTACGGCGACCTGCTGCCGAAAAAACAATTCGGCAGCATGCCGTTTCGGCGGCATACTCCGCACGGGTACGTCGGATATCCCGATTTGCCGTTGATCGCCGATGGCAATGTGATCACCATGCCGCGGCAGTCGAATTTTATTCATTGCATCGATTTAGCAAACGGCGAACGGAACTGGCGTGTGCCTCGGGATGACAGTGAATACGTTGCCACCATTGATCGGGAAACGATCCTGGTCGTGGGACGCCACAAATGCCGCGGCCTGGATCTTGCAACCGGCGAAGTCCGCTGGGAAGTCAGGACCGGCATGTGCTCCGGACGCGGGGTGCAACTGGGCGACGAATACATTTTGCCGCTCGCGAACGGGACGGTCGCCAATCTGAACATTGCTACCGGCCAAAAAACGGGACTATCGACCATTTTGGCCAAGGATGCGATCGGCAATCTCGCCGTTCATGATGACATTATCTATTCCCTGGTGCATGATCGGTTGACGGCGTTTCCCCAGACGGAACCGCATCTTCGCGAATTGACCGCGCGCATCGGTCGGCAGGAAGCGTCCGCTACGGATTTGTTGCAAGCGGGTGAGTTGGAATTGATTCTCGGACGATTGGAATCTTCGAAGCGGCACCTACGGTCGGCGCTGCGTGAGGAAATGCCGGTCGATCGGGTTGAGGATGCGGAATCGTTGTTGTGGGAAGCATTGTACTTGCAGTTGCATTCGCCTTCGACCGAAGAACCGGTGCTGTTGGCGGAGTTGAGCGAAGTGACGCACTCTCCCATGCAGCGCGCCCGCTATTTGGTGCACAAAGGGGAATATGAACTTCGCGAACAGCATTTTGAAGAGGCAGTCGATGCGGCACTGCAATTTGCGGATTTGGGTTTGAACGAACCGGTTCCTTTGGGCACGGACAAAACCCATCTCGTCACACAAGCCTCGTGGGTTCCCTATTTCTTTAGCCGCATGTGGAGCCAAGCCGATCCTGAAACTGCGGGGTGGATCGGATCTCAGATCGCCCAACGTTTAGATACCGCGCTGTCACAGCGACGTATTAAACCGCTACGGCGATTCTTGGCGAATTTTGCGAACTTTGAAGAAGCCGATCGCGCACGTTTGTTATTGGCGGAATTGGAGTTGGCTGAAGGACGATTCCAGACCGCTGAGTTACTACTCAACAAATGCCGTCGTGACGGCGACTATTCCATTGCCGCGACTGCCACGTGGGCGCTGGCCCAACTGTATGCCGATCGTCACCTGTACACCAAGTCGGCGGAAATGGCGCGGGACTTGGGGGAACATTTTGCCCGTGAAGAGGTCGCACCGGGATTAACCGGTGCACAAGCCATTCGGCAACTTGGCGGCCGTGACCGCACATTCCAAGCTGCGCTTTCACCACGACGAGCGACTGCGGAAATTACGGGAGTCGGGATCAGCGAAGACCGTTCCCCACAATTTGAACTGGAAAACGTCTATTCCAATTTCTGGCGTCCGCTCAACGTACCGTATGATTGCGGTTTTGATTTACGCCCCACGGGCAAACGACGTCCAAGTACGGATTTGTGGCAGGTGCATCGCGAACTGGGAATGGCCGTGGGCGTTCTGCGGTTACCGAAGGGAGCGGTTGCTCCGTCTGCCGGTGCGGTGAATCAAGCCTTCTCCGGACATTTCTTCGCGGCGGGAAGCCACGAAGGGGGAGCGATGCATGGTGTGTCGCTGTTGAATCCAGCACAGCCGATCGGGAAAGATCCATTGCAACCTGCTGAGAAAACCGTTTCGTGGACAACAGTAGCGGCCGGCGCCTCGGAAAACGTGGGGACCATCCTGCCCGGTCCGGCTGGGTTTTCTTTCGTTGCCTTTCAATCGCCGCAAAAGTTGCTGGTCCTCGATCCGGCCACGGGCAAGGTCCGTTGGCAGCGGAATGATATTCAACCTAGCGGAGGTTTGATGGCCGATCGGGAGCATGGGCTCTTCGGCGACGAAGATGTGCTGGTGATGATGGGCCGCGACAAAAAATCATTCACCGTCTATGAGACGGCCACCGGACGAGAACTGCGCCAAGGGACGCTTGAGATCGAGCTAACCCAACAGCGAAAACTGTTTGGACGCAATTTTCTGCATGTCGCCCAAGAAGGAGAGATCCGTTACCTGCGGTTGTGGGATCCGTTGACCGACGAATTCCTTTGTAATGAACCGATTCTGTCTACGACAGCGACGCGATCAAATCGTAATCCGCTCATCGTCCCGGTCTCCTATTCAACCAGCTTTGCCTTTCTCTGCCAGCAGACGGGGGGACTGCGCATTATCGACGGCATGACCGGCCGCGTCGAATTGGATGTTCCGCTTACGGCGGAAGAAGCGAGCGGAATTCGGCATCTCTCGATTTTCCAGGACGAACACCGCATCTACGTGAATATGCAACGGCATGTTCGCGGGGCATGGCAGGCGAATTCCTTCGCAGGAGAGACCTACCTACCCCACACACGGATCAACGGCGAGTTACAAGTCTATCGGCGTAGGGATGGAGAGTTGTTGTGGACGCGAGGGATTCCGCAATGCGTGATTCCCCGCATCGACGACTTCCAGGAACCGGTGCTCGTGACGTTAAGCCGCGTCAACTGGCGGGGCCAGTTCTTCCTGCAAGTGGCCGCCTATCACGCCGATACGGGGAAACTGCTCGGCCGTCGCCGCGATATTCTTTCGCATCGCATCGTCCAGGCTACCTTTGATCCCCATAACCGGCGGTTGGAGCTGCGAAGCCTCAAAAACCGGATAACCCTGCAACTCCGCAACCAGCCGGCGCTGGATAGCGACGCGTTGCAGATCGCCGAGCGACCGTAA
- a CDS encoding carbon storage regulator — MLVLGRKVGEKIFIGENVCVTVLEVKGDRIRLGFEAGKEIPIHRAEVVQQQQEFELDPPCADGKHRGRVDARNSDCRKNVHGATCTAS; from the coding sequence ATGTTGGTTCTTGGACGCAAAGTAGGCGAAAAAATCTTCATTGGCGAAAACGTTTGTGTGACCGTCTTAGAAGTCAAAGGGGATCGCATTCGACTTGGGTTTGAAGCGGGCAAAGAGATCCCGATTCATCGCGCTGAGGTGGTTCAGCAACAACAGGAATTTGAGTTGGATCCCCCCTGTGCTGATGGCAAACATCGCGGTCGTGTCGATGCTCGCAACAGTGATTGCCGCAAAAATGTGCACGGAGCGACTTGCACGGCGTCATAA
- a CDS encoding PrkA family serine protein kinase produces MVHSDSILDRISQRQNPEVYRQEHWQGSFQEYLDIVREKPYVTRTGWQRLYDLVLSYGTYPVEGSKEGRIRYKFFDDPENDGRDAIFGLTKPLMELVNVFQSAAKKYGSERRVLLLHGPVGSSKSTIARLLKRGVERYSESDEGALYSFGWKGEEGEDITWCPMREEPLHLIPNSDRGELLEFLNAENDGEGDRHTVEINGDLCPLCRFMFNQRLEKYDGDWTRVVKDITIRRVILSEQDRIGIGTFQPKDEKNQDSTELTGDINYRKIAEYGSESDPRAFNFDGEFNVANRGLIEFIEVLKLDVAFLYDLLGASQEHKIKPKKFAQTDIDTVIIGHTNEPEYRKLQSNEFMEALRDRTVKIDIPYVTKLSEEIRIYEKDYNTKRVRGKHIAPHTLEIAAMWAVLSRLEEPKNAGLTLMQKLKLYNGKSLPGFTLDNIEHLRNEAKSEGLNGISPRYVQDKVSNALVANGAATSLNPFMILNELEAGLKHHSLIPNEEIRENYRHLIAVVKEEYTDIVKNEVQRAIAADEESLGRLCSNYIDNVKAYTQKETVKNKFTGQSEEPDERLMRSIEERIDIPDTRKDDFRREIMNYIGALSLDGKQFDYKTNERLQKALELKLFEDQKDTIKLTSLVSNVVDADTQVKIDIVKGRLIRDFGYNEESATDVLQYVASIFARGDAKSE; encoded by the coding sequence ATGGTACACAGCGACTCGATCCTGGATCGCATATCACAGCGACAAAATCCCGAGGTCTACCGCCAGGAACACTGGCAAGGCTCTTTTCAAGAGTACCTCGACATCGTCCGCGAAAAACCGTACGTCACACGCACCGGTTGGCAGCGACTCTACGATTTGGTGCTTTCCTACGGAACCTATCCGGTTGAAGGCAGCAAAGAAGGCCGCATCCGCTACAAGTTCTTTGACGACCCCGAGAACGACGGCCGCGATGCCATCTTTGGGCTCACCAAGCCGCTGATGGAACTGGTGAACGTCTTTCAAAGCGCCGCCAAGAAATACGGCAGCGAACGCCGTGTGCTCTTGTTGCACGGCCCTGTGGGAAGTTCCAAAAGTACCATCGCTCGTTTGCTTAAACGGGGCGTCGAACGTTATAGCGAATCCGATGAGGGAGCGCTCTATTCGTTTGGTTGGAAAGGCGAAGAGGGCGAGGACATTACGTGGTGTCCTATGCGGGAAGAACCGTTGCACCTGATTCCCAACAGTGACCGCGGCGAATTGCTGGAATTCCTCAACGCCGAGAATGATGGCGAGGGGGATCGCCACACAGTGGAGATCAACGGCGATCTCTGTCCGTTGTGCAGGTTTATGTTCAATCAACGTCTTGAGAAATACGACGGCGATTGGACGCGGGTTGTTAAAGACATAACGATTCGCCGCGTGATTCTTTCAGAACAAGACCGTATCGGAATTGGAACGTTCCAGCCCAAGGATGAGAAGAATCAAGACTCGACGGAACTGACCGGTGACATCAACTATCGCAAAATTGCCGAATACGGCAGCGAAAGCGATCCCCGCGCCTTCAATTTCGACGGCGAGTTCAACGTCGCCAATCGTGGCTTAATCGAGTTTATCGAAGTCCTGAAACTGGACGTTGCCTTCTTATACGACCTGTTAGGTGCGTCCCAAGAACACAAGATCAAGCCGAAGAAGTTCGCTCAGACCGACATCGACACGGTGATCATTGGGCATACCAACGAACCGGAATATCGCAAATTGCAGTCCAACGAGTTCATGGAAGCCCTGCGCGACCGGACGGTGAAAATCGATATTCCGTACGTGACCAAACTCTCCGAAGAAATCCGCATCTACGAGAAGGACTACAATACCAAACGTGTTCGCGGCAAACACATTGCGCCGCACACATTAGAAATCGCAGCGATGTGGGCGGTGTTGTCCCGCTTAGAAGAACCGAAAAACGCCGGCCTGACGTTGATGCAGAAATTGAAGTTGTACAACGGCAAGTCGCTACCGGGCTTCACGCTCGACAACATCGAACACCTGCGGAACGAGGCCAAGTCCGAAGGACTAAACGGGATCTCCCCGCGTTATGTTCAGGATAAGGTCTCAAATGCCTTGGTCGCCAACGGCGCGGCCACGAGTCTGAATCCGTTCATGATTCTCAACGAACTCGAAGCGGGGTTGAAGCATCATTCGCTGATCCCCAACGAGGAGATTCGTGAAAATTATCGGCATTTGATAGCCGTCGTTAAGGAAGAATATACCGACATCGTCAAAAATGAAGTTCAACGCGCCATCGCCGCTGACGAAGAGTCATTGGGGCGGCTGTGCTCGAACTATATCGACAATGTCAAAGCTTATACCCAAAAAGAGACCGTCAAAAACAAGTTCACCGGCCAGTCCGAAGAACCGGACGAACGTCTGATGCGATCCATCGAAGAACGGATCGATATTCCCGACACTCGCAAAGACGACTTCCGCCGGGAAATTATGAACTACATCGGCGCTCTGTCGTTGGACGGCAAGCAGTTTGATTACAAAACGAATGAACGTTTGCAAAAGGCGTTGGAACTGAAACTATTCGAGGATCAGAAGGATACGATCAAACTCACCAGTTTGGTGTCCAATGTGGTCGATGCCGACACGCAGGTCAAAATTGACATCGTCAAAGGCCGACTGATCCGTGACTTTGGATACAACGAAGAATCGGCCACCGACGTATTGCAGTATGTGGCGAGTATTTTCGCTCGGGGCGACGCCAAGAGCGAATAG
- a CDS encoding DUF444 family protein, with product MSRNIDQDLSRFKDIVRGKVRRQLRKYITHGEMIGRKGRDYVSIPVPNIEIPHFQHGQKGAGGVGQGDGDVGQPIGRGQDDGDGQGQAGDQPGSGHIREVEVTLDELAEMLGQELELPRIEPKGKNNITTKKDRYTSIRTTGPNSLRHLKRTYKKALRRLIASDDYDPQRPVIIPTRDDQLYRSWKTTDEPETNAAVIYVMDVSGSMTDDQKEIVRIEAFWIDTWLQNQYDGIETRYVIHDAVAREVDEDTFYHTRESGGTRISSAYNVVQSLIQRDFNPTDWNIYVFQFSDGDNWGEDNRDCLEILTENIVPHCNLFCYGQVESPYGSGEFIRELQDVREQHDNVVLSEIENKEAIYESIKSFLGKGK from the coding sequence ATGTCCCGCAACATCGATCAAGACTTATCGCGATTTAAGGATATTGTGCGCGGTAAAGTCCGTCGGCAGTTGCGAAAATATATCACACACGGAGAGATGATCGGCCGCAAAGGTCGAGACTATGTCAGCATTCCCGTCCCGAATATCGAAATCCCGCATTTTCAACATGGCCAAAAAGGAGCCGGCGGAGTGGGACAAGGAGACGGCGACGTCGGGCAACCGATCGGACGGGGGCAGGACGACGGGGACGGACAAGGCCAAGCCGGCGATCAACCGGGCAGCGGTCATATCCGCGAGGTCGAAGTCACCTTGGACGAGCTGGCGGAAATGTTGGGGCAGGAACTGGAACTACCCCGTATCGAACCCAAAGGCAAAAACAACATTACCACCAAGAAGGACCGCTACACGAGCATTCGCACGACCGGTCCCAACTCCCTGCGGCATTTGAAACGGACCTATAAAAAAGCGCTGCGACGGCTGATTGCGTCGGATGACTACGACCCGCAGCGTCCAGTCATCATCCCCACGCGCGACGACCAGTTGTATCGCAGTTGGAAGACAACCGATGAACCAGAAACCAACGCAGCGGTCATCTATGTCATGGACGTCTCCGGATCGATGACCGACGACCAAAAGGAAATCGTCCGCATCGAAGCGTTTTGGATCGACACTTGGTTGCAAAACCAATACGACGGCATCGAAACGCGTTATGTAATCCATGATGCGGTCGCTCGCGAAGTCGACGAAGACACGTTTTATCACACGCGTGAAAGCGGCGGGACCAGAATTTCCTCAGCCTACAACGTGGTGCAGAGTTTGATTCAACGCGACTTCAATCCCACGGATTGGAATATTTACGTCTTTCAGTTCTCCGATGGAGACAACTGGGGCGAAGACAACCGCGATTGCCTAGAGATCCTCACCGAGAACATCGTCCCCCACTGCAATTTGTTCTGTTACGGCCAAGTCGAAAGCCCCTACGGTTCGGGCGAGTTCATTCGTGAACTTCAAGACGTGCGCGAACAGCACGACAACGTGGTTCTTTCGGAAATAGAAAATAAAGAAGCGATTTACGAATCCATTAAGTCGTTTTTGGGAAAAGGGAAGTGA
- a CDS encoding SpoVR family protein: MPVSTHRPLPSNIAAIQCEMEAHAANYGLDFYDTIFEFVSYEELSMIAAYGGFPTRYPHWRFGAQYDELMKGYTYGLQKIYEMVINTDPCYAYLLSCNSITDQKLVIAHVYGHCDFFKNNAWFSPTNRKMLDQMANHASRVKRYVDRYGSETVEQFIDACLSLEDLIDSHLPHVKKQQEEAPPKPDNEDEDSQESTRKFPSKGYMDPYINPPDVLQAEADEERKTQENKEKSRSFPDTPQRDVLLFLLEHAPLKSWQHDVLSIIRNEAYYFLPQGQTKIMNEGWASYWHSKIMTSHGLTDAEVIEYADHHSGTMATSRNRLNPYKLGIELFKDIERRWDQGKFGPEYEACDDMHDKAKWDQKLGKGREKIFEVRRVHNDVTFIDNFLTPEFCIEQNFFQYRYNEDTNYYEIADREFNTIKQQLLNNLTNHGRPFIHVLDGNYRNRGELYLFHRFQGTELKQDYAEDTLVNLEKLWSRPVHIETVVDETPTVLSFDGSEHESNPKS, encoded by the coding sequence ATGCCCGTCTCCACACATCGACCATTGCCCTCGAATATCGCCGCCATCCAGTGCGAGATGGAGGCGCATGCGGCGAATTATGGTTTGGACTTTTATGACACGATCTTCGAGTTCGTGAGCTATGAAGAACTGAGCATGATCGCCGCCTATGGCGGATTCCCCACGCGCTATCCGCATTGGCGATTCGGCGCGCAATACGACGAATTGATGAAAGGCTATACGTACGGTCTGCAGAAAATTTACGAAATGGTGATCAACACCGATCCCTGTTACGCCTATCTGCTCTCTTGCAATTCAATCACGGATCAAAAACTGGTCATCGCCCACGTGTATGGCCACTGCGATTTCTTCAAAAACAATGCGTGGTTTTCGCCAACGAATCGCAAGATGCTCGACCAAATGGCCAACCACGCCAGTCGCGTGAAACGCTACGTCGATCGCTACGGAAGTGAAACGGTCGAACAATTTATCGACGCCTGCTTGTCGTTAGAAGATTTGATCGACTCGCATTTACCGCACGTCAAAAAACAACAAGAAGAGGCTCCGCCGAAACCGGACAACGAAGATGAGGATTCGCAAGAGTCGACCCGGAAATTCCCCTCAAAAGGGTACATGGACCCCTACATCAATCCGCCGGATGTGTTGCAAGCCGAAGCGGATGAAGAACGTAAAACACAGGAAAACAAGGAGAAAAGCCGCTCTTTTCCCGATACTCCCCAGCGCGACGTACTGCTGTTTTTGCTCGAACACGCCCCACTAAAAAGTTGGCAACATGACGTCTTGTCAATCATCCGTAACGAGGCGTATTATTTTCTACCGCAAGGACAAACCAAGATCATGAACGAAGGCTGGGCCAGCTATTGGCACAGCAAAATCATGACCTCACACGGTTTGACCGACGCCGAGGTAATTGAGTACGCGGATCACCACAGCGGAACCATGGCCACCAGCCGCAATCGGCTCAACCCTTATAAGTTGGGCATCGAGCTGTTCAAGGATATTGAACGCCGCTGGGACCAAGGAAAATTCGGTCCGGAATACGAAGCGTGCGACGACATGCACGACAAGGCCAAGTGGGACCAGAAGTTGGGCAAGGGCCGCGAAAAGATCTTCGAGGTGCGCCGGGTTCACAACGATGTCACGTTTATCGACAATTTTCTCACACCTGAATTTTGTATCGAACAGAATTTCTTTCAATATCGGTACAATGAAGATACGAATTACTACGAAATTGCTGACCGCGAATTCAATACCATCAAACAACAACTGTTAAACAACCTGACTAATCACGGTCGTCCGTTTATCCATGTCCTCGACGGTAACTATCGCAATCGAGGAGAACTCTACTTATTTCACAGGTTTCAAGGGACGGAATTAAAACAAGACTATGCGGAAGACACGCTCGTCAACTTAGAAAAACTTTGGTCCCGACCGGTGCATATCGAAACGGTTGTGGACGAGACACCAACCGTCCTTTCCTTCGACGGTTCGGAACACGAGAGCAATCCCAAGTCTTGA